One genomic segment of Novisyntrophococcus fermenticellae includes these proteins:
- a CDS encoding ribonuclease J, with translation MKKKGESKLKIISLGGLEQIGMNITAFEYEDSIVVVDCGLAFPEDDMLGIDLVIPDVTYLKDNIQKVKGFVITHGHEDHIGALPYVLKEINVPVYATKLTIGLIENKLKEHNLLRSTKRKTIKHGQSINLGAFRIEFIKTNHSIQDAAALAIYSPAGTIIHTGDFKVDYTPVFGDAIDLQRFAEIGKKGVLALMCDSTNAERKGFTMSERTVGKTFDNIFAEHKNTRIIIATFASNVDRVQQIINSAYKYGRKVIVEGRSMVNVITTASELGYLNIPENTLIDIDKMKNYPDDQMVLVTTGSQGESMAALSRMAANIHKKVSIKPGDTIIFSSNPIPGNEKAVSKVINELSVKGADVIFQDVHVSGHACQEEIKLIYSLVHPKYAIPVHGEYRHLKAQKGIAESLGIPKENIFILRSGDVLELDDQSCAVTGKVHTGAIMVDGLGVGDVGNIVLRDRQHLSEDGIMVVVLTLEKRSNQLLSGPDIVSRGFVYVRESEDLMGEARVVVEDALDECLNRKISDWGKIKTEIKDSLGDFVWKKTKRRPMILPIIMEA, from the coding sequence TTGAAGAAAAAAGGTGAAAGTAAATTAAAGATCATTTCGCTCGGTGGTTTAGAGCAGATTGGAATGAATATCACTGCCTTTGAATATGAAGACAGTATAGTTGTCGTGGACTGTGGTCTGGCGTTTCCGGAGGATGATATGCTGGGAATTGACCTGGTGATTCCGGATGTGACTTATCTGAAGGACAACATACAAAAAGTAAAAGGATTTGTAATAACACATGGACATGAGGATCATATAGGGGCACTGCCTTATGTTTTGAAAGAGATTAATGTGCCCGTTTATGCAACAAAATTAACAATTGGATTAATTGAAAATAAATTAAAAGAACACAACCTTCTTCGTTCCACAAAAAGAAAGACGATTAAACACGGACAGTCTATTAATCTGGGGGCATTCCGTATAGAATTTATTAAGACAAACCATAGTATCCAGGATGCAGCAGCGCTGGCCATCTATTCTCCGGCAGGCACCATTATTCACACAGGGGACTTTAAAGTGGACTATACGCCTGTATTTGGAGATGCCATAGATCTTCAGCGATTTGCGGAAATCGGCAAAAAAGGCGTGTTGGCGCTGATGTGCGACAGTACGAATGCGGAACGTAAGGGCTTCACCATGTCCGAGCGTACTGTGGGTAAAACATTTGACAACATCTTTGCTGAACATAAAAACACGCGTATCATTATAGCTACATTTGCATCCAATGTGGATCGGGTGCAGCAGATTATCAACTCTGCTTATAAATATGGCAGAAAAGTTATCGTAGAAGGCCGCAGCATGGTGAATGTCATCACCACAGCATCGGAACTGGGATATTTGAATATTCCGGAAAATACTCTGATTGATATCGACAAGATGAAGAACTATCCGGATGACCAGATGGTTCTTGTAACGACCGGAAGCCAGGGCGAGTCTATGGCCGCTCTTTCACGTATGGCAGCCAATATACACAAGAAAGTATCTATTAAACCCGGCGACACAATTATATTCAGCTCTAATCCTATTCCGGGTAATGAAAAGGCAGTATCTAAGGTGATCAATGAGCTTTCGGTCAAGGGTGCTGATGTGATTTTTCAGGATGTCCACGTTTCAGGACATGCCTGCCAGGAAGAGATTAAACTTATATACTCGCTGGTACATCCCAAATATGCAATTCCTGTACATGGCGAATACCGTCATTTAAAGGCGCAGAAGGGGATTGCAGAATCCTTAGGTATCCCTAAGGAGAATATATTTATTCTGCGTTCCGGTGATGTACTGGAACTGGATGATCAGAGCTGTGCAGTGACCGGCAAGGTTCATACGGGAGCAATTATGGTGGATGGACTTGGTGTCGGAGATGTGGGCAATATTGTACTGCGTGACCGTCAGCATTTGTCCGAGGATGGGATTATGGTGGTGGTTCTGACACTGGAAAAGCGCAGTAATCAGCTATTATCCGGTCCGGATATCGTTTCACGCGGTTTTGTATATGTCCGTGAATCTGAGGATTTGATGGGAGAGGCCAGAGTTGTGGTGGAAGACGCGCTGGATGAATGCCTTAACCGTAAAATCAGTGACTGGGGTAAAATCAAGACGGAAATCAAGGATTCTCTGGGAGATTTTGTATGGAAGAAAACGAAGAGGAGACCGATGATACTTCCGATTATCATGGAGGCGTAA
- a CDS encoding DUF1292 domain-containing protein, with protein MEKVKFVSEDGSEIEFFVEEQTRVNGIDYLLVSDSDEDEANAYIMKDVSQESAPDAEYVMVEDEVEFDAIAGIFAQMLDEVDLHSC; from the coding sequence ATGGAAAAAGTCAAATTTGTATCGGAAGATGGAAGTGAAATAGAGTTTTTCGTAGAAGAGCAAACCAGAGTGAACGGTATCGATTATCTGCTGGTTTCTGATTCTGACGAAGATGAGGCGAATGCCTACATCATGAAGGATGTATCCCAGGAATCCGCGCCTGACGCAGAGTATGTTATGGTGGAAGACGAAGTAGAATTCGATGCTATAGCAGGCATTTTTGCTCAGATGCTGGATGAGGTGGATCTCCATTCGTGTTAA
- the ruvX gene encoding Holliday junction resolvase RuvX: protein MRILGLDFGSKTVGVAVSDPLGITAQGVEIIRRKSENKLRQTLARIEELIEQYQVERLVLGFPKHMNNDIGDRAVKSLEFQEMLKRRTGLDVVMWDERLTTVAANRTLIEAEVRRENRKNFVDQIAAVFILQGYLDYLFNQKPE, encoded by the coding sequence ATGCGGATTTTGGGTTTGGATTTTGGCTCTAAGACAGTGGGTGTAGCGGTTAGTGACCCTCTTGGGATTACTGCCCAGGGGGTCGAAATTATCAGGAGAAAATCCGAGAATAAGCTGCGTCAGACACTTGCCCGCATAGAGGAACTGATTGAACAGTATCAGGTAGAACGGTTGGTGCTTGGATTCCCAAAACATATGAATAATGACATAGGTGACAGGGCTGTGAAATCTCTGGAATTTCAGGAAATGCTGAAGAGAAGAACAGGTCTGGATGTTGTTATGTGGGATGAACGGCTGACCACAGTCGCGGCAAACAGAACATTGATAGAGGCAGAAGTGCGCAGGGAAAACAGGAAAAATTTTGTGGACCAGATTGCGGCTGTGTTTATTCTGCAAGGATATCTGGATTATTTGTTTAATCAAAAACCTGAATAA
- a CDS encoding IreB family regulatory phosphoprotein — MTDLGNTQYFKVKSEPEIQVKEVLDIVYNAMAEKGYNPVNQIVGYIMSGDPTYITSHKGARSMIMKVERDELVEELLKEYIKNESWKRD; from the coding sequence ATGACAGATTTAGGTAATACGCAATACTTTAAAGTCAAAAGCGAACCGGAGATACAGGTTAAGGAAGTTCTGGATATAGTTTATAATGCGATGGCGGAGAAGGGCTATAACCCGGTGAACCAGATCGTCGGATATATTATGTCCGGAGATCCCACCTATATCACAAGTCATAAGGGTGCCCGCAGCATGATTATGAAGGTGGAGCGGGACGAGCTGGTGGAAGAACTTTTGAAAGAGTATATTAAGAATGAATCCTGGAAGAGAGACTGA
- the mtaB gene encoding tRNA (N(6)-L-threonylcarbamoyladenosine(37)-C(2))-methylthiotransferase MtaB: protein MKKTVALHNLGCKVNAYELEAMQQLLEEAGYEIVPFTPGADIYIINTCTVTNIADRKSRQMLHKAKKMNPAAIVVATGCYVQAQGEKIEKDPSIDIIIGNNKKQDLIEILKEYENCSSEKEQEDSAVCTHMIDINHTGEYENLSITGTGGHTRAYIKVQDGCNQFCSYCIIPFARGRVRSRSENDVVGEVKTLAGNGHQEVVLTGIHLSSYGVDLEERDSLLGLIRAIHDVEGIQRIRLGSLEPRIITEEFVKGIAALPKVCPHFHLSLQSGCNETLKRMNRRYTSEEYMDGCRLLRKYYDNPALTTDIIVGFPGETTEEFEASEAFVKAVRFFETHIFKYSQREGTKAAVMQEQIQEQQKHERSQKLLELDEQRRMEYMDQFLGHRVEILIEEQIELNGIKYWTGYTREYIRAAVKSEEVLRNCLIEATVVNRQQNLLLSETV, encoded by the coding sequence CAATACATGTACGGTAACAAATATTGCTGACCGAAAATCCAGACAGATGCTTCACAAGGCAAAGAAGATGAATCCCGCGGCGATTGTGGTAGCTACCGGATGTTATGTGCAGGCGCAAGGTGAAAAAATTGAAAAAGATCCGTCTATAGATATCATAATCGGGAATAATAAGAAACAGGATTTAATAGAGATTCTGAAAGAGTATGAGAACTGCAGCTCGGAAAAGGAGCAGGAAGATTCCGCTGTTTGCACGCATATGATAGATATAAACCATACCGGCGAGTATGAAAATTTATCGATTACCGGGACCGGCGGACATACAAGGGCATATATCAAGGTGCAGGATGGCTGCAACCAGTTCTGTTCTTACTGTATCATCCCATTTGCCAGAGGCAGAGTGAGAAGCCGGTCTGAAAACGATGTTGTAGGGGAAGTGAAAACTCTGGCCGGAAACGGCCATCAGGAGGTAGTTCTGACAGGAATTCACCTGAGCTCTTACGGAGTTGATCTGGAAGAGAGGGATTCTCTGCTGGGATTGATTCGGGCAATTCATGATGTGGAGGGGATACAGAGAATCCGCCTTGGCTCTCTGGAACCCAGAATTATAACAGAGGAATTTGTAAAAGGGATTGCAGCATTACCTAAGGTATGCCCGCACTTTCATTTGTCTTTACAAAGTGGGTGCAATGAGACACTGAAAAGGATGAATCGAAGATATACTTCTGAGGAATATATGGATGGATGCAGACTCCTGCGGAAATATTATGACAATCCGGCTCTGACTACAGATATCATCGTAGGATTTCCGGGAGAAACAACAGAAGAATTTGAAGCCTCTGAAGCCTTTGTGAAAGCCGTCCGCTTTTTTGAAACTCATATCTTTAAATATTCCCAAAGGGAAGGGACAAAGGCCGCGGTCATGCAGGAACAAATACAGGAACAGCAAAAGCATGAGCGCAGCCAGAAACTTCTGGAACTGGATGAACAGAGGAGAATGGAGTATATGGATCAGTTTTTAGGGCATCGGGTTGAAATTCTGATTGAGGAACAGATTGAACTGAATGGAATAAAGTATTGGACCGGATACACCAGAGAGTATATACGGGCTGCCGTAAAATCAGAAGAAGTGTTGCGGAATTGTCTGATAGAGGCTACTGTTGTGAACAGACAGCAAAATCTTTTGCTTTCTGAGACCGTTTGA